The proteins below come from a single Mesobacillus jeotgali genomic window:
- the yajC gene encoding preprotein translocase subunit YajC translates to MEGLIGTVFPLLLMFVLFYFLLIRPQQKRQKAVQQMQSDLQKGDKVVTIGGLHGIVDALDEGTVVIKCGDGSRLTYDRAAIRDVKESAAGV, encoded by the coding sequence ATGGAAGGATTAATAGGTACAGTATTCCCGCTATTGCTGATGTTTGTACTATTCTATTTCTTGTTGATCCGCCCTCAGCAAAAGAGGCAGAAAGCGGTCCAGCAAATGCAAAGCGACCTGCAAAAAGGCGACAAGGTAGTAACAATCGGCGGTTTGCATGGTATTGTCGATGCACTTGATGAAGGCACTGTTGTCATCAAATGTGGAGACGGAAGCCGTCTTACATATGACCGCGCGGCAATTCGCGACGTCAAAGAATCAGCAGCAGGGGTATAA
- the ruvB gene encoding Holliday junction branch migration DNA helicase RuvB, giving the protein MEERIISSEAGDQDVSFEQSLRPQTLRQYIGQDKVKANLEVFIEAAKMRRETLDHVLLYGPPGLGKTTLAAIIANEMGVNLRTTSGPAIERPGDLAAILTALEPGDVLFIDEIHRLPRTIEEVLYPAMEDFCLDIVIGKGPSARSVRLDLPPFTLVGATTRAGSLSAPLRDRFGVLSRLEYYNEKQLTDIVVRTAELLETDIDWPAAQELARRSRGTPRIANRLLKRVRDFAQVRGNGAVEETLAQEALELMQVDRLGLDHIDHKLLKGIIEKYRGGPVGLETISATIGEESQTIEDVYEPYLLQIGFLQRTPRGRIVTEAVYRHFEMEVPER; this is encoded by the coding sequence ATGGAAGAGCGAATCATCTCCAGTGAAGCGGGCGACCAGGATGTTTCATTTGAGCAGAGCCTGCGTCCGCAGACACTCAGGCAATATATCGGCCAGGATAAAGTAAAAGCAAATCTTGAGGTATTTATTGAAGCGGCCAAAATGAGGCGTGAAACGCTGGACCATGTGCTGCTCTACGGACCGCCTGGTTTGGGCAAGACGACACTCGCAGCAATCATCGCCAATGAAATGGGAGTCAACCTCAGGACGACATCCGGACCGGCGATCGAAAGGCCCGGGGACCTGGCAGCCATCCTGACGGCATTGGAGCCTGGCGATGTCCTGTTCATTGATGAAATTCACAGACTCCCAAGGACGATTGAAGAAGTACTCTATCCTGCTATGGAAGACTTTTGCCTTGATATCGTCATAGGGAAAGGGCCAAGTGCCCGATCTGTCAGGCTTGACCTCCCGCCATTCACGCTTGTTGGTGCGACAACCCGCGCTGGTTCGTTGTCAGCTCCATTAAGAGACAGGTTTGGAGTTTTGAGCCGTTTGGAATACTATAATGAGAAACAGCTTACTGATATTGTCGTCAGGACAGCTGAGCTTCTGGAAACTGACATCGACTGGCCTGCCGCTCAGGAGCTTGCGAGGAGATCGCGTGGTACACCGAGAATCGCCAACCGCCTATTGAAGCGGGTACGCGACTTTGCGCAGGTGCGAGGCAATGGTGCTGTTGAGGAAACTCTTGCCCAGGAGGCATTGGAACTAATGCAGGTAGACCGCTTGGGACTCGACCATATAGACCATAAATTGCTCAAAGGCATCATTGAAAAATACCGCGGGGGACCGGTCGGATTAGAGACGATTTCCGCAACCATCGGAGAGGAATCGCAGACAATAGAAGATGTGTATGAACCATATTTATTGCAGATCGGGTTTTTACAGAGGACGCCAAGGGGAAGAATTGTAACGGAGGCAGTATACCGGCATTTTGAAATGGAGGTGCCTGAACGATGA
- a CDS encoding DUF2905 domain-containing protein, with translation MTGAAKFVMIAGAVIFIIGFIMQFVNLGRLPGDIVIKKGNTTFYFPIVTSILASIILSAIFYFFGRFR, from the coding sequence ATGACAGGTGCAGCTAAGTTCGTGATGATCGCCGGGGCAGTCATTTTCATCATTGGCTTCATCATGCAGTTTGTCAATTTGGGAAGGCTGCCAGGAGACATCGTCATTAAAAAAGGCAACACGACTTTTTACTTCCCAATTGTGACTTCCATCCTGGCAAGCATTATCTTGTCTGCGATCTTTTACTTTTTCGGCCGGTTCAGATGA
- a CDS encoding aminoglycoside phosphotransferase family protein, which produces MNINIKRGGDDFFFNRLFSYLSRELDVEIKGMTHLRGNVYLVETVSKKIIIKGYKDLRKLKIQETFASSLRKSGFDQSYRFYNQNKDPLHFHGSYYGCIEFIDHHEQRFDYGVQKDREEGVELLNRFHDHTSVLVPSYAAMLPKTDLARKWRHRTNEFTKNLPAVNRYVNKSLTNELLEWADFSLTNFVKLKNELETEPPVILHGDVAHHNFLRSKAGKLHLIDFDLISTGSRAYDMLQYANRILPFLGWQFESLEKINHLNKWLHFDAFLCGLLYPADILREWNRLLRDRNQSNPYSLAPIVEMTVSQYQQRKRFQEEVKSRLDA; this is translated from the coding sequence ATGAATATTAACATCAAGAGGGGTGGAGACGATTTCTTTTTCAATCGTCTCTTCTCTTATTTATCCAGAGAACTCGATGTGGAAATCAAAGGTATGACCCACCTGAGAGGGAATGTCTATCTTGTTGAAACAGTCAGCAAAAAAATTATTATAAAAGGATATAAGGATCTGCGAAAATTAAAAATTCAAGAAACATTTGCTTCATCTTTACGAAAATCGGGTTTTGACCAATCCTACCGATTTTATAATCAAAATAAAGATCCGCTTCATTTCCATGGGTCATACTATGGTTGTATTGAGTTTATTGACCACCATGAACAGCGTTTTGATTATGGAGTCCAAAAGGACAGAGAGGAAGGCGTTGAACTGCTGAATAGGTTCCATGATCATACTTCCGTTCTTGTTCCTTCGTATGCTGCTATGCTGCCGAAAACGGATTTAGCGAGAAAGTGGCGGCATCGAACGAATGAATTCACGAAAAACCTCCCTGCAGTTAATCGCTATGTTAATAAAAGCTTGACCAATGAGCTGCTGGAATGGGCGGATTTTTCCCTGACGAATTTTGTGAAGTTGAAAAATGAGCTTGAAACAGAGCCGCCAGTCATTCTTCATGGGGATGTAGCCCATCACAATTTTCTGCGTTCGAAGGCTGGGAAGCTGCACTTAATTGATTTCGATTTGATCAGCACGGGATCGAGAGCATATGATATGCTGCAGTACGCAAATCGGATTCTGCCATTCCTGGGTTGGCAGTTTGAGTCACTGGAAAAAATAAATCATTTAAATAAATGGTTGCACTTTGATGCTTTCTTATGCGGGCTATTGTACCCTGCTGATATTCTAAGGGAGTGGAACCGCTTGTTGAGAGACAGAAATCAGTCCAATCCATATAGTCTGGCACCAATCGTTGAAATGACTGTCAGCCAGTATCAGCAAAGGAAACGATTTCAGGAAGAGGTAAAATCCAGACTGGATGCTTAG
- the ruvA gene encoding Holliday junction branch migration protein RuvA, with protein MYEFIKGTVDFVGPEYIVIENGGIGYQIMTPNPFVFTKEAGKEICIYTYHYVREDLIALYGFKNREEKALFTRLLNVSGIGPKGALAILASGEPGQVVQAIENEDESFLVKFPGVGKKTARQMILDLKGKLHDLVPDYLPNLFNSDEVAATISQSAEFDEAVLALKALGYSEKEIRKITPDLKKETLTTDQYIKKALQKLLK; from the coding sequence TTGTATGAATTCATAAAAGGTACCGTCGACTTCGTCGGTCCTGAATATATAGTCATTGAAAATGGCGGGATTGGGTATCAAATCATGACACCAAACCCATTTGTATTTACAAAAGAAGCAGGTAAAGAGATTTGTATTTATACATATCATTATGTCAGAGAAGACCTGATTGCACTATATGGATTCAAGAATCGAGAAGAAAAGGCGCTTTTCACAAGGCTCTTGAATGTTTCTGGAATCGGTCCGAAAGGGGCTCTGGCCATCCTGGCATCGGGTGAGCCTGGTCAGGTGGTTCAGGCAATTGAAAATGAGGATGAGTCGTTCCTGGTCAAATTCCCTGGAGTAGGAAAGAAGACCGCCAGACAAATGATTCTCGATCTGAAAGGGAAACTTCATGACCTTGTGCCGGATTACTTACCAAATCTTTTCAATTCGGACGAGGTTGCTGCCACAATAAGCCAGTCAGCCGAATTTGATGAGGCGGTTTTGGCACTTAAGGCGCTGGGTTACTCTGAAAAAGAAATCCGCAAAATAACTCCAGATTTAAAGAAGGAAACATTGACGACAGATCAATATATAAAGAAAGCTTTACAGAAGCTATTAAAGTAA
- the queA gene encoding tRNA preQ1(34) S-adenosylmethionine ribosyltransferase-isomerase QueA: MKVDLFDFYLPEELIAQTPLEQRAESRLMVLNKESGNIEHDVFKNIKNHLKPGDCLVLNDTKVLPARLFGMKEDTGAKIEVLLLKQLEGDEWETLVKPAKRVKEGTKIVFGDGLLTAECTGEAEHGGRNLKFSYNGIFYEVLEQLGEMPLPPYIKEQLEDKDRYQTVFARERGSAAAPTAGLHFTEQLLEEIKEMGVHIAFITLHVGLGTFRPVSVDSIEEHDMHSEFYQVTEGTALLLNTVREQGGRIITVGTTSTRTLETIATANDGKFVAENGWTNIFIYPGYEFKAIDGMITNFHLPKSTLIMLVSALAGRENVLNAYNKAVEERYRFFSFGDAMLIL; encoded by the coding sequence ATGAAAGTAGATTTGTTTGATTTCTATTTACCTGAGGAACTGATTGCCCAGACTCCGCTTGAACAAAGAGCGGAAAGCAGGCTGATGGTCTTGAATAAAGAATCGGGCAATATAGAACACGATGTTTTCAAGAACATCAAAAACCATCTTAAGCCCGGTGACTGCCTCGTCCTGAACGACACAAAAGTTCTTCCGGCAAGGCTTTTTGGCATGAAAGAAGACACGGGAGCTAAGATTGAAGTCCTTCTTTTAAAGCAGCTGGAGGGAGATGAGTGGGAAACACTTGTGAAACCAGCAAAGAGAGTGAAGGAAGGCACAAAAATCGTCTTTGGTGACGGCCTTCTGACTGCGGAATGCACCGGGGAAGCTGAACACGGCGGCAGGAACCTTAAATTTTCTTATAACGGCATCTTTTATGAAGTGCTGGAGCAGCTGGGCGAAATGCCGCTTCCACCTTATATTAAAGAGCAGCTGGAGGATAAGGACAGGTACCAGACTGTGTTCGCAAGGGAAAGAGGTTCAGCGGCGGCTCCAACTGCAGGCTTGCACTTTACGGAGCAACTGCTGGAAGAAATCAAGGAGATGGGCGTCCATATCGCCTTCATTACCCTTCATGTCGGACTGGGAACATTCAGGCCTGTCAGCGTGGATTCGATTGAAGAACATGATATGCACTCTGAGTTTTATCAGGTGACTGAAGGAACCGCCTTGCTGCTAAACACGGTCCGTGAACAAGGCGGCCGAATCATCACAGTTGGAACGACTTCAACACGAACCCTGGAGACGATTGCGACAGCCAATGATGGTAAGTTTGTCGCTGAAAATGGCTGGACAAACATCTTCATTTATCCTGGATATGAGTTTAAGGCAATCGATGGAATGATTACGAATTTCCACTTGCCAAAGTCGACATTGATCATGCTTGTAAGTGCTCTGGCTGGTAGGGAAAATGTCCTTAATGCCTATAATAAAGCTGTAGAGGAAAGGTATCGCTTTTTCAGTTTCGGCGATGCGATGCTGATTCTATAG
- the tgt gene encoding tRNA guanosine(34) transglycosylase Tgt — MSAIRYELIKTCKQTGARLGRVHTPHGSFETPVFMPVGTLATVKTMSPEELVQMGAGIILSNTYHLWLRPGHEIVKEAGGLHKFMNWDRAILTDSGGFQVFSLSEFRKIEEEGVHFRNHLNGDKLFLSPEKAMEIQNALGSDIMMAFDECPPYPAEYDYMKKSVERTSRWAERCLTAHQRPQDQGLFGIVQGGEYEELRKQSAKDLVSMDFPGYAVGGLSVGEPKDVMDRVLEFTTPWLPADKPRYLMGVGSPDSLIDGAIRGIDMFDCVLPTRIARNGTLMTSEGRLVVKNAKFARDFGPLDPNCDCYTCKNYSRAYIRHLIKTDESFGIRLTSYHNLYFLLKLMEQVRQAIREDRLGDFREEFFEQYGYNKPNAKNF; from the coding sequence TTGTCAGCAATCCGTTACGAATTAATTAAAACCTGTAAGCAGACAGGAGCAAGGCTTGGGCGTGTGCATACACCGCACGGCTCTTTTGAAACTCCAGTCTTCATGCCCGTTGGTACACTGGCAACAGTCAAAACCATGTCACCAGAGGAATTGGTCCAAATGGGTGCAGGGATCATCCTGAGCAATACCTATCATCTTTGGCTTAGGCCAGGCCATGAGATTGTCAAGGAGGCAGGCGGCCTGCATAAATTCATGAACTGGGATCGTGCCATCCTCACTGATTCAGGCGGTTTCCAGGTGTTCTCATTGAGCGAGTTCCGGAAAATCGAAGAAGAAGGCGTGCATTTCCGCAATCACTTAAATGGGGACAAGCTTTTCCTTTCACCGGAAAAGGCAATGGAAATCCAGAACGCTCTTGGTTCGGATATCATGATGGCATTCGATGAATGTCCGCCATACCCTGCTGAATATGATTACATGAAAAAATCGGTCGAGCGGACCTCACGCTGGGCAGAGCGCTGCCTTACAGCTCACCAGCGTCCACAGGACCAGGGATTATTCGGGATCGTCCAGGGCGGAGAATATGAAGAACTGCGAAAGCAAAGCGCCAAGGACCTTGTTTCAATGGACTTCCCTGGCTATGCTGTCGGGGGCCTTTCAGTCGGCGAACCGAAGGATGTTATGGACAGAGTGCTGGAATTCACCACACCATGGCTGCCAGCGGACAAGCCTCGCTATCTAATGGGGGTAGGTTCACCAGATTCATTGATTGACGGTGCCATCCGCGGAATTGATATGTTTGATTGTGTGCTGCCAACTCGTATTGCCAGGAATGGCACATTGATGACGAGCGAGGGAAGATTGGTCGTCAAGAACGCCAAATTTGCGCGTGACTTTGGACCGTTAGATCCGAACTGCGATTGCTATACATGCAAAAATTACAGCAGAGCCTATATTCGTCACTTGATTAAAACGGATGAATCGTTTGGAATTCGACTTACTTCTTACCATAATCTCTATTTTCTGCTAAAATTAATGGAGCAGGTCAGACAGGCGATCCGTGAAGATCGTCTGGGGGATTTTAGAGAAGAGTTCTTTGAGCAATATGGCTATAATAAGCCGAATGCCAAAAACTTCTAA
- a CDS encoding YhcN/YlaJ family sporulation lipoprotein → MNKKMLFLPIASLLTIGLTACNGNEESAVQDRNANGGQPLGYYSNEKGNEIDVMDDREGAITEIFDHNFGKEGMAAENRKRRMLQSRDENGNPPNPTVPRSDHDHNFFQRDNKYSRGDLNYHGHLSEQRGSRQARIYTNSEQDNRLARKVGLAAESVANVDKVRSVLFGRKVEIAVTYKDKSQKKQTDKKIKQVVLPYTEDRELRIIEDEGTFSRSRNIDYDRRNGNPRESINFNP, encoded by the coding sequence TTGAACAAAAAGATGTTGTTCTTACCTATAGCTTCCTTGCTCACAATTGGGCTGACGGCTTGTAATGGAAATGAGGAATCCGCTGTACAGGACAGGAATGCCAACGGTGGGCAGCCACTTGGCTATTACTCGAACGAAAAAGGAAATGAAATTGACGTGATGGATGACAGAGAGGGTGCGATCACGGAAATTTTCGACCATAATTTTGGAAAAGAGGGAATGGCTGCAGAAAACCGGAAACGGAGGATGCTTCAGTCCAGAGATGAAAACGGCAATCCTCCGAATCCAACTGTCCCGCGTTCTGATCATGACCACAACTTTTTCCAAAGAGATAATAAATACAGCCGTGGTGATTTAAATTACCATGGACACCTGAGTGAGCAAAGGGGAAGCCGCCAGGCAAGAATCTACACAAATTCTGAGCAAGATAACAGATTGGCCCGCAAAGTAGGACTTGCTGCTGAGTCTGTCGCCAATGTTGATAAGGTAAGATCAGTTTTATTTGGCAGGAAAGTAGAAATTGCCGTGACCTATAAGGACAAGTCACAGAAAAAACAGACAGACAAGAAAATCAAACAGGTTGTCCTTCCATATACTGAAGACAGAGAACTACGGATCATCGAGGATGAAGGTACCTTCAGCAGATCAAGGAATATCGATTATGACCGGAGGAATGGAAATCCAAGGGAAAGCATAAACTTCAACCCGTAA
- a CDS encoding intercompartmental signaling factor BofC, giving the protein MASIKLLKVLSSAVMLLISLSGYSLVLQTEPVFAEKPEEAVDEINGPLKVTIILQRVYLDGEMSEERIQETIWSMEDFWAKYDEWQLVDMEANKAVFRQEYDDISPLLKANGYFGLSDEGVLTIFNGRPDGSNIIQSFFQIDLGRLESIKRNQLKKGIPIRNKQCYEEVLETFKPYTVIENSEEPG; this is encoded by the coding sequence ATGGCTTCAATTAAATTATTAAAAGTATTAAGCTCAGCTGTTATGCTCCTAATTAGTCTATCAGGATACAGTTTAGTACTTCAGACAGAGCCAGTTTTTGCTGAGAAGCCTGAAGAAGCAGTCGATGAAATCAACGGACCTCTTAAGGTCACGATCATTTTGCAAAGAGTCTACCTTGATGGTGAAATGAGTGAGGAGCGGATTCAGGAAACGATTTGGTCTATGGAGGACTTTTGGGCAAAATATGACGAATGGCAGCTAGTAGATATGGAAGCGAACAAAGCGGTATTCAGGCAGGAATATGATGATATTTCGCCGCTGTTAAAGGCAAATGGATATTTTGGGCTGTCAGATGAAGGGGTCCTGACTATTTTTAATGGAAGGCCGGATGGTTCGAATATTATCCAATCTTTCTTTCAGATTGACCTTGGCAGACTTGAAAGTATTAAGCGGAATCAATTGAAGAAAGGCATACCAATCCGGAATAAACAATGTTATGAAGAGGTATTGGAGACTTTTAAACCATATACAGTGATAGAAAACAGTGAAGAGCCAGGCTGA
- the nadA gene encoding quinolinate synthase NadA — protein MNILEALEAKSRMLPDKYKNMSVQELEDMIKGIKEKMGKKLFIPGHHYQKDEVIQFADATGDSLKLAQLSAENREAEHIVFCGVHFMAETADILTTESQKVYLPDMRAGCSMADMADIYQTERAWEFLQVLFGDTILPLTYVNSTAAIKSFVGANGGATVTSSNAEKMVRWAFSKKERLLFLPDQHLGRNTAFNIGVNLDEMAVYNPIENILEFDGPLEKVKVILWKGHCSVHENFTVENVAHVREVYPDMKIIVHPECSREVVALSDMAGSTNYIIEAIEGSPAGSSWAVGTEMNLVKRLISQHPDKQIISLNPHMCPCLTMNRIDLQHLAWSLDSVFQGQEINVIKVDEKTALNAKLALNRMLEQS, from the coding sequence ATGAATATTTTGGAGGCGCTCGAAGCGAAATCTAGGATGCTTCCTGATAAGTACAAAAATATGTCTGTCCAGGAACTTGAGGACATGATCAAGGGAATTAAAGAGAAAATGGGCAAGAAACTTTTTATCCCTGGTCATCATTATCAAAAAGATGAAGTGATTCAATTCGCTGATGCGACTGGGGATTCATTGAAATTAGCCCAGCTGTCGGCAGAGAACAGGGAGGCAGAACATATTGTGTTCTGCGGAGTTCATTTCATGGCCGAAACGGCAGACATATTAACGACCGAAAGCCAGAAGGTCTACCTGCCAGATATGAGGGCAGGCTGCTCGATGGCGGACATGGCGGATATTTACCAGACGGAAAGAGCCTGGGAATTCCTTCAGGTCCTGTTTGGTGACACTATTCTGCCGTTGACGTATGTGAACTCAACAGCAGCGATTAAATCATTTGTCGGAGCGAATGGCGGTGCGACTGTGACATCCTCCAACGCCGAGAAGATGGTACGCTGGGCTTTTTCAAAAAAAGAACGTCTGCTATTCCTTCCGGATCAGCACTTGGGAAGGAATACTGCTTTTAATATCGGCGTCAATCTGGACGAAATGGCCGTTTACAACCCGATTGAGAATATCCTTGAATTTGACGGCCCCCTTGAAAAAGTGAAGGTCATCCTTTGGAAGGGACATTGCTCTGTCCACGAGAATTTTACGGTGGAAAATGTTGCCCATGTGCGAGAAGTATACCCGGACATGAAAATCATTGTCCATCCTGAATGCTCACGTGAAGTTGTTGCGTTGTCAGACATGGCAGGCTCTACAAATTATATTATTGAAGCGATCGAAGGTTCACCTGCCGGCTCTTCCTGGGCGGTTGGGACAGAAATGAATCTGGTCAAACGCCTGATTTCACAACATCCTGATAAGCAGATTATTTCCTTGAATCCTCATATGTGTCCATGCCTGACAATGAACAGGATCGACCTGCAGCATCTTGCCTGGAGTCTCGATTCAGTTTTTCAGGGGCAAGAAATTAATGTTATAAAAGTAGATGAAAAAACAGCATTAAACGCGAAGCTTGCCCTTAACCGCATGCTTGAGCAATCATAA
- the nadC gene encoding carboxylating nicotinate-nucleotide diphosphorylase: MNSIKLRLLLEQFFIEDIGERDVTSELIFGKENKGSLVLISKDEGIFCGEQIIQTGFRLLDEGSQIILHVKDGDKVVKGQELALITGRVSALLKAERVVLNLVQRMSGIATKTNEAVSVLDSAKTRICDTRKTTPGLRMLEKYAVRCGGGFNHRYGLYDAVMIKDNHISFAGSISSAVEAVKSNLGHMVKVEVEIETKDQLLEAIDSKADCIMFDNRPPEQIREWISNVPAGILTEASGGITLDNLHSYRDCGVDYISLGFLTHSVKSLDISAKVMAETKGAAEYEYFGGARSEI, translated from the coding sequence ATGAATTCAATCAAACTGCGCTTGCTACTTGAGCAATTTTTTATTGAAGATATAGGTGAACGTGATGTCACCAGTGAACTGATTTTCGGAAAAGAAAACAAAGGAAGCCTGGTTTTAATCTCGAAGGATGAAGGGATTTTCTGTGGGGAGCAAATTATCCAAACAGGCTTCAGGCTGCTTGATGAGGGCAGTCAGATCATCCTGCATGTTAAAGATGGAGATAAAGTAGTAAAGGGTCAAGAATTAGCCTTGATCACTGGCAGAGTTTCCGCTTTGCTTAAAGCAGAAAGAGTCGTCCTTAATCTTGTACAGCGGATGAGCGGGATTGCGACGAAAACCAATGAAGCAGTCAGTGTTTTGGACAGTGCAAAAACGAGAATCTGTGATACGCGTAAAACCACCCCGGGTCTCAGGATGCTTGAGAAGTATGCAGTGCGCTGCGGCGGCGGCTTCAACCATCGTTATGGTTTATATGATGCAGTGATGATCAAGGATAATCACATCTCATTCGCAGGATCAATCAGCAGTGCAGTTGAAGCAGTGAAATCTAATCTTGGGCATATGGTGAAGGTCGAAGTCGAGATTGAAACAAAAGACCAGCTTCTTGAAGCGATTGATTCAAAAGCTGACTGCATCATGTTCGATAACAGGCCGCCTGAACAAATCAGGGAATGGATCAGCAATGTCCCAGCAGGAATTTTAACAGAGGCATCCGGAGGGATTACGCTCGATAACCTCCATAGCTATAGAGATTGCGGTGTAGATTATATTTCTCTTGGATTCCTTACTCATTCCGTAAAATCATTGGATATTAGCGCAAAAGTGATGGCTGAAACGAAAGGGGCTGCAGAATATGAATATTTTGGAGGCGCTCGAAGCGAAATCTAG
- the safA gene encoding SafA/ExsA family spore coat assembly protein — MKIHIVQKGDTLWKIAKKYGVNFEELKKMNAQLSNPDMIMPGMKIKVPTAGGTVKKEAPIAGGTPQAKINMGGKKEMPIAKEKPMPMPEVKKEVPKEAPVKEQPKMEMPKPVPKEEPVKPYKPKMPVQIKPEIDINNYYMMNMANMQMPPQPKPQPKPQPKPQPKPQLPPKPDNIFPEIKPEVKPEVKAPVKQQVKPQVKPEVKPQLPKAEMKPNVKSEIKPDIKIEKNDFMDESPSMMPFVQGGYQQPMIPYPYNCYPGAPSMTGPAYGHQGQQMPYPQGQQMPYPQVQGMSQYPGMMPNMALPAEDMESSSFAQMQMPLSPTMGGNMPHHTAPQMTGPVFHGVPISPVMPGPGCIPEQGYPQQMPYMPQVAGAMDEQMPLQPQVGGMMDNQMPQVGGMMDDESSDMPYQMPPQVGGMMQGQMPMMPQVGGMMQDQMPMMPQVGGMMENQMPQVGGMMDNQFPQVGGMMDNQMPQVGGMMQPTMMPKQAVQGAGNDCGCGGQMGNPYGMMGAGMHHHPQHMMHHPQHMMHHPQHMMHHGFAGAPGMHPHPHHGYQMGMGPQGFMNPYGPGPMGGGYGMPMPRFDDEESNEY; from the coding sequence GTGAAAATCCATATCGTACAGAAAGGGGATACTCTTTGGAAGATCGCCAAGAAGTACGGCGTGAACTTTGAAGAGCTGAAAAAGATGAACGCGCAGCTCAGCAACCCTGATATGATTATGCCCGGTATGAAAATAAAAGTTCCAACTGCTGGAGGAACAGTAAAAAAAGAAGCTCCAATCGCAGGTGGAACGCCTCAAGCAAAAATCAATATGGGTGGCAAAAAGGAAATGCCGATTGCCAAAGAGAAACCAATGCCAATGCCAGAAGTGAAGAAAGAAGTTCCAAAAGAGGCTCCAGTTAAGGAACAGCCGAAGATGGAGATGCCTAAACCTGTTCCAAAGGAAGAGCCAGTTAAACCATATAAACCGAAGATGCCAGTGCAAATTAAGCCTGAGATTGACATCAACAATTACTATATGATGAATATGGCTAATATGCAGATGCCGCCGCAGCCAAAACCGCAGCCAAAACCGCAGCCAAAACCACAACCCAAGCCGCAACTGCCGCCGAAACCAGACAATATCTTCCCAGAAATCAAGCCAGAGGTAAAGCCAGAAGTCAAGGCTCCAGTCAAGCAGCAGGTCAAACCACAGGTTAAGCCAGAGGTAAAACCTCAGCTGCCAAAAGCTGAGATGAAACCAAATGTGAAGTCAGAAATAAAGCCCGATATAAAAATTGAAAAGAATGATTTCATGGATGAATCTCCATCAATGATGCCATTCGTTCAAGGAGGTTACCAGCAGCCGATGATCCCTTATCCTTATAACTGTTATCCAGGAGCACCTTCCATGACAGGTCCCGCATATGGCCATCAAGGACAGCAAATGCCATATCCTCAAGGACAGCAAATGCCATACCCTCAGGTACAGGGGATGTCCCAATACCCAGGGATGATGCCAAACATGGCATTGCCAGCGGAGGATATGGAATCATCATCTTTTGCCCAGATGCAGATGCCATTGAGCCCGACTATGGGGGGGAATATGCCTCATCATACAGCACCGCAAATGACAGGTCCTGTTTTCCACGGTGTTCCTATTTCACCTGTAATGCCTGGACCAGGCTGCATTCCAGAACAAGGGTATCCTCAACAGATGCCATATATGCCGCAAGTAGCAGGTGCGATGGATGAGCAAATGCCTTTACAGCCACAAGTAGGCGGAATGATGGATAATCAAATGCCGCAGGTAGGCGGAATGATGGATGATGAATCTTCGGATATGCCATATCAAATGCCGCCACAGGTCGGAGGAATGATGCAGGGCCAAATGCCAATGATGCCGCAGGTAGGCGGAATGATGCAGGATCAAATGCCAATGATGCCGCAAGTGGGCGGAATGATGGAAAATCAAATGCCACAGGTAGGCGGAATGATGGATAATCAATTTCCGCAAGTTGGCGGAATGATGGATAACCAAATGCCGCAAGTAGGCGGCATGATGCAGCCTACAATGATGCCTAAGCAGGCAGTCCAGGGTGCCGGCAATGATTGTGGCTGCGGAGGTCAAATGGGTAATCCTTACGGTATGATGGGAGCAGGCATGCATCACCATCCTCAGCATATGATGCACCATCCTCAGCATATGATGCACCATCCTCAGCATATGATGCACCATGGTTTCGCTGGTGCTCCGGGTATGCATCCTCACCCGCACCATGGATATCAAATGGGCATGGGTCCGCAGGGGTTCATGAATCCTTATGGCCCAGGTCCAATGGGTGGAGGATATGGAATGCCGATGCCGCGTTTCGATGATGAAGAGAGCAATGAATATTAA